In Pseudomonas nunensis, a single window of DNA contains:
- the ppa gene encoding inorganic diphosphatase — translation MSYSKIPAGKDLPNDIYVAIEIPANHAPIKYEIDKDSDCLFVDRFMATPMFYPANYGFIPNTLADDGDPLDVLVVTPYPVAPGSVIRARPIGILHMTDDGGGDAKVIAVPHDKLSQLYVDVKECSDLPQLLIQQIEHFFANYKDLEKGKWVKIEGWGDSEAARTEIMKSVAAYKG, via the coding sequence ATGAGCTACAGCAAGATTCCGGCTGGCAAAGACCTGCCGAACGACATCTACGTCGCGATCGAGATCCCGGCCAACCACGCGCCGATCAAGTACGAAATCGACAAAGACAGCGATTGCCTGTTCGTTGACCGTTTCATGGCCACCCCGATGTTCTACCCGGCCAACTACGGTTTCATCCCGAACACCCTGGCTGACGACGGTGATCCCCTCGACGTGCTGGTCGTAACCCCTTACCCGGTTGCTCCAGGTTCGGTTATCCGCGCCCGTCCAATCGGCATCCTGCACATGACCGACGACGGCGGCGGCGATGCCAAAGTCATCGCAGTCCCACACGACAAGCTGTCCCAGCTGTACGTCGACGTGAAGGAATGCAGCGACCTGCCACAACTGCTGATCCAGCAGATCGAGCACTTCTTCGCAAACTACAAAGACCTCGAAAAAGGCAAATGGGTGAAGATCGAAGGTTGGGGCGACTCCGAAGCCGCTCGCACCGAGATCATGAAGTCGGTTGCTGCTTACAAGGGCTAA